The following proteins are encoded in a genomic region of Emys orbicularis isolate rEmyOrb1 chromosome 19, rEmyOrb1.hap1, whole genome shotgun sequence:
- the RAB5B gene encoding ras-related protein Rab-5B isoform X2 produces the protein MTSRGAARPNAAFLTQSVCLDDTTVKFEIWDTAGQERYHSLAPMYYRGAQAAIVVYDITNQETFARAKTWVKELQRQASPSIVIALAGNKADLANKRMVEYEEAQAYADDNSLLFMETSAKTAMNVNDLFLAIAKKLPKSEPQSTGGVAGRNRGVDLHEQTQQNKSQCCSN, from the exons ATGACCAGCAGAGGAGCTGCCAGGCCGAATG CGGCGTTTCTCACACAGTCCGTCTGCCTGGATGACACAACAGTCAAGTTTGAGATCTGGGACACGGCTGGCCAGGAGCGATATCACAGTTTGGCCCCCATGTATTACCGGGGGGCACAAGCTGCCATTGTGGTCTATGACATCACCAACCAG GAAACGTTTGCCCGAGCGAAGACATGGGTGAAAGAGCTGCAGCGGCAAGCCAGCCCCAGCATTGTCATAGCCCTAGCGGGCAACAAGGCCGACCTCGCCAACAAGCGCATGGTAGAATATGAA GAGGCACAAGCCTATGCAGATGACAACAGCCTATTGTTCATGGAGACGTCGGCCAAGACCGCGATGAATGTTAACGATCTCTTCCTGGCGATAG CCAAGAAGCTGCCAAAGAGCGAGCCCCAGAGCACGGGTGGCGTGGCGGGACGGAACCGAGGGGTGGACCTCCACGAGCAGACCCAGCAGAACAAGAGCCAGTGTTGTAGCAACTGA
- the RAB5B gene encoding ras-related protein Rab-5B isoform X1 has product MTSRGAARPNGQSQASKICQFKLVLLGESAVGKSSLVLRFVKGQFHEYQESTIGAAFLTQSVCLDDTTVKFEIWDTAGQERYHSLAPMYYRGAQAAIVVYDITNQETFARAKTWVKELQRQASPSIVIALAGNKADLANKRMVEYEEAQAYADDNSLLFMETSAKTAMNVNDLFLAIAKKLPKSEPQSTGGVAGRNRGVDLHEQTQQNKSQCCSN; this is encoded by the exons ATGACCAGCAGAGGAGCTGCCAGGCCGAATGGTCAGTCCCAAGCTAGTAAAATCTGTCAGTTTAAGCTAGTGCTGCTGGGCGAGTCCGCGGTGGGGAAGTCCAGTCTGGTGCTGCGCTTCGTGAAGGGTCAGTTCCACGAATACCAGGAGAGCACCATTGGGG CGGCGTTTCTCACACAGTCCGTCTGCCTGGATGACACAACAGTCAAGTTTGAGATCTGGGACACGGCTGGCCAGGAGCGATATCACAGTTTGGCCCCCATGTATTACCGGGGGGCACAAGCTGCCATTGTGGTCTATGACATCACCAACCAG GAAACGTTTGCCCGAGCGAAGACATGGGTGAAAGAGCTGCAGCGGCAAGCCAGCCCCAGCATTGTCATAGCCCTAGCGGGCAACAAGGCCGACCTCGCCAACAAGCGCATGGTAGAATATGAA GAGGCACAAGCCTATGCAGATGACAACAGCCTATTGTTCATGGAGACGTCGGCCAAGACCGCGATGAATGTTAACGATCTCTTCCTGGCGATAG CCAAGAAGCTGCCAAAGAGCGAGCCCCAGAGCACGGGTGGCGTGGCGGGACGGAACCGAGGGGTGGACCTCCACGAGCAGACCCAGCAGAACAAGAGCCAGTGTTGTAGCAACTGA